The genomic stretch ATTGTCAACAGTTTAAAATCACATAGTTCAACTTGAAGTTTAAACTTTGTTTCTGCAGCGGATGATTAAAATCGGGTTGCATATTTTGTATGTTTCAATCGCTTTTAGTTTGGTTTAAAGTGTGTGGTAAGCTTAATGTGCAGTGTGttgaaacaaaattgaatgGATAGACTGGCAACAATGTGCTGTAGAAAATTTTCGTTTAGAGTCACACTATTGTTCTGTAGTAGCAGTATAAAAATAATGTTCGTTCCAATAGAACCGCTATGTTTTACTTTCTTTCTCTTGGTTTTTTAGGTAGTTCCACTCTGATCAATCTTCTTTCTGTACAATATTGGTATTGGCTGCGACTTTACATACGATTGCTGAGAATATAAATAACTAACATTATTACACTCAATAGAACCTACAAACTATCTCTTTACGaattgattttcatattttttgcttatttttcaaTCGTTTTTTCTCTTGTTCTCGCTAAAATATATCACGGTTATATTTACAGTGCACGCGCGCTTCACGGACACATCCACGCACACATATATTTCCCTCGTTCTTACCTAGCCAGACGCGCCCACACGCACACATGTCAACCGCGCAAACATtctgtttttttattccacttaTTCAACCATACGCAGACATGCTCTTCTCACACATCAGACTGATTGCTGCTGGCTGCTATTGTTGTGATGGTGATGGTTGTTGTTGTGGTGGTTGTGGTTGTGATGAAGGTGGTTTGATAGTGCAACCGCTAGGGGCGCTGCTGCCGCGCTGACAGCCGCAGACGTCGCTTGCTGCGATGCTCCCGTAGAAGTTGTTGTTGTCGTCGTCGCCGACGCTGTCGTGGCTGCCGTCGCCGATGGCGGCGGATGCTTGCGAGACTTGGATCAGTCCCCGAAGCGGCTGCAGGCCTTCTTCCACTTGCACTGGGTGCACCATTGCTCCTTGTGGTCCATGCCGTACACCTTGCGGCACTTTTTGTTCTCGCCCCGCGTCCGGCGGTTCGGCGAAAGTGGCGATCGATTGCTGGCGGCGCCAGGGCTGGAACCGGGTGTGGCAAAGGCCCCGGAACCGTTGAGGGGCTGCACCTGGCCACCGGCGCTGCCCGAGGAGAGCGAAATCGTCGACTGGTGGTGATAGTTGGTGCCGCCCGGTGAGAGCTGGATTTGGCCAaggtgctgctgctgttggtaGTGATGTTGTTGAGCTATTTGGTTTGAGTAGTTTGGCGACGGGTACGGATAGGAGGCTGACGGTCGGGGCGATAGGCGGACGTGCTTCTGGGGGGAGGTCTGCAGAAAAATACGAGAAACGAATGGCAGGTCAGAAAAGATTGACAAAAATATTCAGAACAATTTGTTTGTGGAAagcttttgaataaatttttgattgaaaatatgTTTTGTACCAAAATATTAGACAAAAAATAAAGATTCaaaaactaaagaaaaaaaCTGCAATAATCCTTGAGGCATGCTTCTGAAATATTCTATCATAATAATACTTTAATTTAAAAGTACGAATAAAACATATCGTTAAAATACCGAATAAATAACGAAGAGAATCTTCAAATTGAAATACAAAATTAAAGAAAAcaattcaattaaaaattcaaaagaaaCATTGAAAGGCAAAATAGAGACCAACGCGGCATTCATAAACTACGTAACGAAATGTAATGGGGTAACCTCTAGTGTTACGAATTGTTACATAATCAAAAAAATGCGCCGCGATAAAAAATTTCGTAGATTGGATTGCTATATTTGCGTaaattttaaaacatatgtAAAATAGCTAGTTTAATTTtcgaatcaaaacaaaaatcacgaaaaataTAAGGAGAAACTATGTATAAGACAAACATTTAGAGAACGGagcaaaaatcataaaataagaTAACAAATAATTAAAGTAGATCGaacgaaaaaacagaaaaaacacttaagtttgaaaaaaaaaaacactggttATAAACAACTAAAAAAGCATGTATTTTAAAATCTATACGAAAATAGAACGATGactaattataaaaaaaaatcttaaaaagcacaaaatattaaaagaaAATGAATGCAATCAAATATAAATGATGGCGCACAGGAATATATAAAAATGGgtgataaaaaacaaaaattatcagAATAAATAAAGgataaacaacattttttaggaaaatgaaaaaagaaaacgcTTTTGCAAACAACTAAAACATCAAGATTAAAATTgaataccaaaaaaataaaaacaacggttaaaaataaaaacacctAAAAGATGAAACAATAATCGAAGTAAGAAAATGTAGAAATTATAGGAAAACaaggcaaaaaaactcaaacagatataagacattttgagaaaattctagaaaatataaacaaatacATAGTACGACACTAAACAAATCAGTTAGAAATGTCACAGGATATTATTTAATCAAGAATCCAACAAGAGCAAACTAGCGTCAGAAATTATGACATAAAATAAGAAAACGGGATAAAACTAACAAAATAGAAACATTAAAAATTTATCCATTTTTatgacgagaaaaaaaaattaaatgcatGTCTAACAATAAAACTAGGAGATGCAGGACATGATGTTTATGCATCAAACCAAGACTCAAACTAATGAAAGTGAAATAGCAAAATTGGACTAACAAGTGATAAGACTCAAAGCAAATAATTCAACAGCAAATAAACTATAAATTGGAGATAGAAAATTTTAAGTAAAACATGTAATCTCGAATCTAAATGAAAATAGTAGTaatgaaaaacaagaaaaaaaaatattttgaaagtatgaacaaaaatctatacagaataaaaaaatagttgagaggttgtttataagacacgaccgctaGGTTAAAGTAGAATGACGACAGCCTGTCTAAGGTCAgtgtattttttgcaataggtttgagAATACACGATTGAGGTGATCAATTCAATGGTGTGAACTTCGTTTAAACGTTCCAACTCTCTTTGTTCATTAATTGATTGGTAACCTTGAAGAGAAGCGTTGATTTTAGATAATCATTTATCGCGGACACGAAATGACTGTAGTTCATTTATTATTCTCCGCTATGCACGcactgcaagcaagcaaacaagacaTAACGAATGCAAACGAGACACGACAGATCCGGACAAAATagcatgttcagcaatgctgtgcagtccGCCGGTTGCCTCATCCACTGTGGAACGTTGCGATCAAATGAGTCGCCTGTTCAGCCTTGTTGCGCTGAAATCAGTTTTCAGCGAGAGTAAACCGTCTTCTTGCTGCAGTAACAGGTTATGCAATggagactaaatttctgcatgctagctttcattcgtgactactgagagtagTCAAACTTCCGGTAGGCGTGTCTTTATGTACTAGAGaatcacaacaacaacaaatgggTTATAAAGTtgaatcgtttgtatactttggTGTCGGCTGTGCTGAGAAAGAacgctctacatttttcaatagcgcAAAAGTTAGCATCACAAAATCTCAATTTTACGCGTTTTGGTTGACGCAtagctaatttttcaatcgattgctagAAGAATGGatgaaatccgttggaaactgactgagttttaaccATTTGAAAGTTGACAATTTTCGTgatgctctcgatgttttcgagtTTTTATGTTGAATTCCGTAGggcgtaattctacgtcaaaattgagAATCAAATATGAGTAACATAGCAGTGGAAATtataattgtaatttggcgaatgaaaaaaaaataacaaaaaataaagagTGAATAATTACAAAGGAatacaaaaatgtttataaaaaatgcgtgatgaaaaaactatacaataaaaaacaaaattcactgCAAAGATAAACAATTAAATATTAATTTCGACCTCAATCGACAAAATATAGAACATGTCTTGAATATAAAAGTAAAACTGCAGCAGGTGGCAAGTCAACCTGTcaacagaaaaataaattattattgaaacgtgctaattttgaaattaaacaGAAACCTAAATGTagtatgaaaaaaatctttaaaaaaaagttaaaccgACTTAAAATTATTGAGTTTGATAATGAAAAAATTGCGAGGCTGGCTATTAAAAGTCAGAGAAATGAATATATGcataataaaacgtgaaaaataaataaacatgatacataaaaaatgatttcttttcCTAAAAAATCTAGAAATTGAAAAGCATAATATGTGGAAAtagtagaattaaaaaaaaaacaaaaactgaaaaataaattagaaacaaacaAGAATAAATCCAAGAAAAAATAAGATAAACATTGTTAATTACAAATAATAGATGAATCATGAaaaatgtataaggaacaatgatataaaaaaaaaacaaaaaccaaaagaaacatagattaaaaaaataaaaaaaagagaaagaataaaaacttaaaagtagatttaaaataaaaagaaatattgtaaaaatgagAAGATGAAAACTAAAAAGAACCGGAAACCTGAAAAcataataatatataaaaatgaaaacaactAAATTGTGGTTTTGAGATAATTCAAACTAACGAACCGCATATTagaaataaaacatgaaaaattacattaaaaaaaatttagtatTTGTTTTggcaagaaaaataaaacaatataaaactataaaaaaagCTGTGGAAAATATGAAGCAAGAATAGACCcaacaaactcaaataaacataaaaattaaactaaaatcaaatctgaacaaaacaaaaaaaaaaaaagatgctaAGCAGGTGAATTTGAGTGTTCCTAAAATCATTAACTTAAATATAAGATAATAAATCTGGAAAACAATTTAGGTAACGAAAATAGAATTGAAAAGAAGAGAGCAAATAGAAGAAAACCagaaaggttgtgtgcaaagccacgaccgctaAGGTTATGTAAAACTACATAAGAAGTGCTATTGCATTCGAGAATGATCGCAGATGATAAGTTTAAAGTAAACTTCTTCGTTTTGATAATTCTATGAATTATGACGTTAAAAATTCGAGAGACTATTttgtatcaatatgtttatgtcaaaaacttttattcaacaCTAAGAAAATAACTCTTTGGAAATGATTTGGCCCCGATAAGATTCAAAAGGCATCATGGCAATTTTCGGTTTCTTGATACTACATCGGATCCGGAAATACTCTTATTAGATGgtaactggaagtcgccatctttgatttgaaatttgatCTGTCTTGATTTATGATGACTATTTCTGGACGTTTTTCAAGAAACGGAAGTTGCCGCTTTGTATGTTAAAATGGTATCTAAGGTTGTTTTTTTTGCCTCTGTGCATTATCTCTGTGCAGCTCTCTCAGTTGGTCTTGAGgtgcgatgctggcctaacaagccagaagtcgaaggttcgagtctcggctcgggacagactgttagtgtcagtaggatcgtagcgttagcTGCAAATTCTGTacataaaaaacagaaggtcgagttccgaatcggaatgtagcaccaaggctttgctttgcatcatctcgattacggagatattcatattgagtagtaTTTAAATGTTTCTGATAACCAgaagacgccatcttggattttaaaatgacgtCTGGAATTGATTTcgggtctctgggcatcattttGGTTTCGAAAGTAATCATATTATTATGTCgatcattttgggctgtttttcggaaaccggaaatcaccatcttggatttcataatggtatTTAGGTCAATTTTGAGCCTttgtgcatcatctcgattcccaGAATGTTCATGTtcggccattttaggctgttttcgaAGCCATCTTGGAACGATTTCCGGTTCCTAGATATTGTCACAGTTCCGAACGGCGAAAAATATTGAATGGCATTTGATCTTGTTTTTTTGCCATGATTAGTCGAAATAAGCGATCAAAACATTActcgacatttttcaatagaacaatagtttacgtcataaaattacaattttcctcATTTTAGTGGACGCGTTACTAATTTTCCAACCGATTGATGCACGAAAGAAGGACCTTCGTTGGAAACGAACCgagttataaataaaaaaattatgcaCGTTCCGATTTCAAACTTTCCTTTTACTTAGAAGTTTGCCGCAAGAcgttattctacgtcaaaagtgttcaatgaaaaaaaaaaaaaaattaaaaaagaggTGTTTGAAATATTGTAGGCTCATAAACTTTAAAATAACGTGGAActtataaaaatattgaaaaaatgtgaatgaatttaaaaaaaatcataagaatAATTATGTAATTATAACTGCAGATACAATAATAAATGGTAATAAGTCAGATGATTGTTTTAAGTTAAGCAATAAAAACTTAtgtaaaaacagaaaaattgtTGCCATATTATTGAACAATGCAAAATAGGAAAAGATAGACAAAAAGGAGGTGTGTAAATGTAATCcaagcatttgaaaaattattaattctaaaaaaatgaatAGGTGAATAATCGTCATAATGCACctgaaaatcaaaattcataACCAATAGTAGAAGATATAGAACAGTGGCTGTAAAATAAAAGCATTTATatctaataaaaaatattaaaaaataacgaaaaactACAAATAATCGGAATTTGGAATAgagagaaataaatatttttgatgACACATGGAAAATGGATAATTGATAGATGTCAATTGATAGTTGTTATGAATcacatattttaaaaatgaagttaaacaaaattaaaaacaaaaactagaAACACAAAATCTAGTATCGATTATAAAATGTCAGTAGATAGGAATTGATTAACCGATTGAATGATAACCAAAAACATCAACCATGGTGACTTAAAGAGCACCAacagttaacaaaaaaaaataaacataataaaaataaaattcaattgacAAAAATTAAGAAACACTTAAagataaaaaaacagaaaaaaaccgtTCAATATTCTAAACAAAATACAAAACCAACTTTAAAGTGCCATTTAAGTTAGCATATAGTGCAATTTAACAGCAAGTAAAACGGTCGGTTCTGGTAACTTAAAGTTTAATTCAAGCTCCCCACACGTTTCCCATTAGCCACTGTTATATGGTGCCATATGCGAGATTAGACAGCAGAATTATGCTTTGCTTTGCCTCACGATGGCTCTGGGTAATACCCCTAATGAGCATGAATTCGTAGAAATTTCCGCTGCTCATTGCGGTAGCCAGCTTTTCCGTCCGTCATTCGCCAGGATCGGGTAGCGGACGTATCACAGGAGGGAAATTTGTTTGTACTTTACACTTAACTACTACTGCTACGAAGTAGTTAAATGTGAAtgagcatatttttttttcacttaaaaaaCACATTTGTTAAACTGAGAAAACATGTTACTGATGTTTACTTTGCGTTTTTACATCTTGCACTGAATGCGCAATGCTAAACCTGGGTCATTATCTCATAGTGTGGCACAGAATTggattgcagaaaaaaaaacgcacacaGACACTTGTTTGCTTGGACGATTTCGAAGATAGTGGGATGGAACACTTTTTGTGGAATGCTAGGTTGTGGGAAGCCTTCGTCACAAAGGTGATGCACGTGCAAAACTATCAATCATAATTtccgagagaaaaaaaactaatttaacTAACTGCAGCACAAACAAACATCACGCGGAACACACAATGGTTTCACTGTTGGAGCAATCGTATTCACTTTGGCAGCAGCATTTTGTCGTCCCCGCGGCAAACCGGAGGTACGGAAATGGTGAACATCCTGCTGCCATGGATACGACACTTGACTGTTCTTGGTTCGCAAGCGGCGCGCgcgatttttttgcttctctcaaACTGATAGTGGCAAAACTCACAAAAAAAGTACAATGCGATACTCACCGGACTGACCTGCGACCAGGTGTAATTGTGGTGTATCAGCGGCGAAGTGTTACTGTGCGGATGCACGGCGCCGCTGCCGTTGCTACTGCTGTTGGCGGAGCTTCCGTTATTGCTGCTGGTGTTGCTGCCTTGGCCGCTGATGatggtgttgttgttgttgttattattgttcaACCCCGGATGGTGAAGCGGATGACCGGCAGTCGTGGCCGCTCCCGGCAGTGGCAGTGGGGGTTTGATGACACCAGCCGAGCTCAGCTGCTGATGCTGATGGTGTTggtgatgctgctgctgatggtgatgatgttgctgctgttgttgctgctgctgctgggcggCGGACGACATCGACAGCAGCCCTTGCCGGTAGTTACCAACGATTTGCCGCTGGTATTCCGGATCCTCGTGCGGAGGTCGAGCCATGTCGCGGTGGCTCAGAGTCGGTGGCGATGGCGGATGGGGTGCACTGTGACCGCTATCACTCTCATCCTCGAACTCGTTAAAGTAGAAATCCTCGTCGTCGCTGGCCGCGTCCGGTCTGCGCGGGTGGTGGGTGGTGGGAAACAAACAACGGCGTTCGATTAGTGATTGGGTATTAGAGGGAGATTTGGCTGCAAATTTAGCGAAGCTTTCCAACTTACCCAAGATGTG from Wyeomyia smithii strain HCP4-BCI-WySm-NY-G18 chromosome 3, ASM2978416v1, whole genome shotgun sequence encodes the following:
- the LOC129730030 gene encoding zinc finger protein 395-like, producing the protein MAGDRRRQSHSIDVPFSLTQQNGSRKRRPSYSQDDREYYSINDDDPMDECNAALVLMSLSCSPNSSVTGWETVLGTSSSSSTTSWSTGSTTPPLSEDGHSTPPNNSVSSSSGINSNGSSPANNNNNNNSTTATNGTTITANNNSTNETVIRGPRTTSFSDEGIGMDYSEDMKRKRRASQPIYKCTWKGCGVIYTSCSEVTAHVRNAHLGPDAASDDEDFYFNEFEDESDSGHSAPHPPSPPTLSHRDMARPPHEDPEYQRQIVGNYRQGLLSMSSAAQQQQQQQQQHHHHQQQHHQHHQHQQLSSAGVIKPPLPLPGAATTAGHPLHHPGLNNNNNNNNTIISGQGSNTSSNNGSSANSSSNGSGAVHPHSNTSPLIHHNYTWSQVSPTSPQKHVRLSPRPSASYPYPSPNYSNQIAQQHHYQQQQHLGQIQLSPGGTNYHHQSTISLSSGSAGGQVQPLNGSGAFATPGSSPGAASNRSPLSPNRRTRGENKKCRKVYGMDHKEQWCTQCKWKKACSRFGD